Proteins from a single region of Pungitius pungitius chromosome 4, fPunPun2.1, whole genome shotgun sequence:
- the lmo7b gene encoding LIM domain only protein 7b isoform X7: MEWRQQTSVSCEEAFNEAQRWIQEVTGKSFGSNDFRAALENGVLLCDLINCLKPGVIKRVNRLSTPIAGLDNVNVFLKACGKVGLNVSQLFHPGDLQDLSTRATLRQDESDRRLKNVLVTIYWLGRKAHLDAFYTGPQLNFKAFEGLLGLALSKALDEGWYPEREECRGLRPSYGSAKSVDNIDSQDFRTLRPNSEGCGSDAEAEQVYKMETTKQNRGKGFIPPPPPRRKQGREEMGSPLSRTYQIQVRPERPVQVNPGWIWSKSLSDIPMVYPVRKVPDGNTIYALDHKECGLENKRKCSVAAKDSEAQWHDDLMKWKNRRRSTKSDLRKKSQEWDQVINQMAIGAMNRFEKKEVQGRLPRDQQSPRRHYASPRPYSTSPPSKSPSCNLRPHTRALLACSYSTEAPFSPTSPLGTYNSACASGSSFAARPASNGNILGEKTYAASLASDGARVTTPSLDFPFSSQTQVKAQCSPAPLQPTTPLAGVAVLEDTSQRVCQKSSVEPAVEQGAGQQVAGVYKYLSRTGSWSGSASLPRGYRRSEGSSRLSSAITPRPFGTRQSSVSSLQRPYSVDDNEGRLLKSEKEEPFSPTTKSSLKRQNATAHLKGQHPASIKPEEANQAKQSGTAQTGEVKGATLSSKTNAYNYQPYSQTKLVPRPYANPQSHPTKGLTLPSHASNDLPKVDHSDMRVSLTLKPNSIPDFGIQTHWDSTGARVEYIQPGSPAELCQLCVDDEIVAVNGVAAAQMNSKQWKDEITSSLRTGNLTMDIRRYGNKGGSESAISDLKVPSLRPSSSSWSWDHEEDRRRQEKWQEEQERLLQGQYQRDQERLESEWQRAQREAKQELCRNTGQNSFEMPGGGESPASTQIYANGLTNKTRKEPSPDRDELQEAGSKPQSNAQGERHDKNSEHAWAEDSCGFAQLSPAHRAKSWSTPALAGSYKPGSGDERKTRGQSVSNAEKDRQQILEEMKKRTQLLTDNSWIRQRSSSFYKEPIYVGVPMKRYESLDDLDALRLSALSTATFSFPRPHSAAAGYRAPTRNASSRYSTGTMLPQRNEFDSAHYGGVWAATNISEELGLQTTKPEAPL; encoded by the exons ATGGAGTGGCGCCAGCAGACCAGTGTGAGCTGTGAAGAGGCCTTCAACGAGGCTCAACGCTGGATCCAG gaagTGACTGGAAAATCATTTGGCTCCAACGACTTCCGTGCTGCGTTGGAGAATGGAGTCCTGCTTTGCGA CTTGATCAACTGTCTGAAACCTGGCGTTATTAAGAGAGTTAACCGGCTTTCTACTCCCATCGCTGGCCTG GATAACGTCAACGTATTCCTGAAAGCCTGCGGAAAAGTGGGACTGAATGTGTCTCAGCTGTTTCATCCAGGCGACCTGCAGGACCTGTCCACTCGGGCAACACTCAG gCAAGATGAAAGTGACCGAAGACTCAAAAAC gtccTCGTCACGATCTACTGGTTGGGTCGCAAGGCTCACTTGGACGCATTCTACACTGGTCCTCAGCTCAACTTCAAGGCCTTCGAGGGGCTCTTGGGATTGGCCTTGTCTAAA GCGCTAGATGAGGGCTGGTatccagagagggaggaatgtCGCGGCCTGAGACCGAGCTACGGATCTGCCAAATCTGTGGACAACATTGACTCTCAAGATTTCCGAACCCTCCGCCCAAACAGTGAAG GCTGTGGAAGTGACGCTGAAGCTGAGCAGGTCTACAAGATGGAGACAACCAAGCAAAACAGGGGAAAAGGGTTTATCCCTCCGCCACCTCCACGGAGAAAACAAGGCCGGGAGGAGATGGGAAGCCCATTATCCAG AACTTATCAAATCCAGGTCAGACCTGAGAGACCAGTCCAGGTCAACCCTGGCTGGATTTG GAGCAAATCACTCAGTGACATTCCGATGGTGTACCCTGTGCGTAAAGTTCCTGATGGGAACACCATTTATGCTTTGGACCACAAAGAGTGCGGCCTTGAAAACAAACGGAAGTGTAGCGTTGCTGCCAAGGACAGTGAAGCTCAGTGGCATGAC GACTTGATGAAGTGGAAGAATCGTCGCAGGAGCACAAAGTCTGACCTCCGCAAGAAATCTCAAGAATGGGACCAAGTCATTAACCAGATGGCCATTGGTGCCATGAATAgatttgaaaagaaagaagtacAAGGCAGACTGCCACG AGACCAGCAGTCCCCACGCAGGCATTACGCTTCCCCTCGTCCTTACTCCACCTCTCCGCCATCAAAATCACCGAGCTGTAATCTCCGCCCACATACTCGGGCTCTGCTGGCCTGCAGCTACTCCACAGAGGCACCTTTCAGCCCCACGTCTCCACTTGGCACCTACAACTCAGCCTGCGCTTCG GGATCCTCATTTGCCGCTAGGCCTGCCTCTAATGGGAACATACTGGGAGAGAAGACCTACGCTGCCTCCTTGGCTTCAGATGGTGCAAGAGTTACCACCCCTTCTCTAGACTTTCCTTTCAGCTCCCAGACCCAAGTCAAGGCACAGTGCAGCCCGGCTCCTCTCCAGCCCACGACACCACTG GCAGGTGTTGCTGTGCTGGAGGACACGTCCCAGAGAGTATGCCAGAAGAGCTCTGTGGAACCGGCCGTGGAGCAAGGCGCAGGCCAGCAGGTTGCAGGCGTCTACAAGTACTTGTCCAGGACAGGATCATGGTCCGGCTCGGCCAGCCTTCCTCGTGGCTACCGGCGGTCAGAGGGCTCGTCTCGTCTCTCTTCTGCAATCACGCCCAGACCCTTTGGTACCAGGCAGTCCAGTGTGTCCTCACTGCAGAGACCGTACAGC GTAGACGACAACGAGGGTCGGCTTTTAAAGAGTGAGAAAGAGGAGCCTTTTTCTCCAACCACCAAATCTTCTCTCAAAAGGCAGAATGCGACCGCCCATCTGAAAGGTCAGCACCCGGCCTCCATCAAACCGGAGGAAGCTAACCAGGCGAAGCAGAGTGGCACGGCTCAGACGGGGGAGGTGAAAGGTGCCACTCTATCCAGCAAGACCAATGCCTACAACTATCAGCCCTACTCCCAAACCAAGCTAGTTCCTCGGCCGTATGCTAACCCGCAGAGTCACCCCACCAAAGGCTTGACCCTTCCTTCTCATGCCAGCAATGACCTCCCAAAG GTGGATCACAGTGACATGAGAGTGAGCCTTACTCTTAAACCTAACAGTATACCAGACTTTGGTATCCAGACTCACTGGGACTCCACAGGGGCGAGAGTCGAATACATCCAACCTG GCAGTCCAGCGGAGCTTTGCCAGCTGTGTGTGGACGATGAGATTGTGGCGGTTAATGGAGTTGCAGCGGCACAAATGAACTCCAAACAGTGGAAGGATGAAATTACGTCTTCCCTGCGAACCGGCAATCTGACCATGGACATTCGGCGCTATGGCAACAAGG GAGGTTCAGAATCGGCAATATCCGAT CTCAAAGTGCCATCCCTcaggccctcctcctccagctggtcaTGGGACCATGAGGAGGATCGAAGGCGTCAAGAGAAGTGGCAAGAAGAGCAGGAGCGCCTCCtacag ggGCAATATCAGCGGGATCAGGAGAGGCTTGAATCAGAGTGGCAAAGAGCACAACGAGAGGCAAAGCAGGAGTTATGCAGGAATACGGGG CAGAACTCCTTTGAGATGCCTGGTGGTGGTGAGAGCCCTGCCAGCACCCAGATCTATGCGAATGGATTGACaaacaaaaccagaaaagaGCCGAGCCCTGACCGAGATGAGCTGCAGGAAGCCGGATCGAAACCTCAAAGTAATGCACAAGGAGAGCGGCATGACAAGAATTCAGAACACGCCTg GGCTGAGGACTCCTGCGGCTTTGCTCAGCTGTCTCCTGCACACAG GGCGAAGTCCTGGTCCACACCAGCATTAGCAGGCAGCTACAAACCAGGAAGCG GGGATGAGAGGAAGACGAGAGGACAGTCTGTGTCTAATGCTGAGAAAGACCGGCAGCAGATactggaggagatgaagaaaagaacTCAGCTTCTGACTGATAACAGCTGGATACGTCagcgcagcagcagcttttaCAAGGAGCCCATCTATGTTGGGGTGCCAATGAAGAG GTACGAGTCTCTGGACGACCTGGATGCTTTGCGTCTGTCCGCTCTCTCGACCGCCACATTCAGCTTCCCTCGTCcacactctgctgctgcaggttaCCGCGCTCCGACCAGGAACGCTTCCTCCCGCTACAGCACTGGAACAATGTTACCCCAGAGAAATGAATTTGACTCTGCTCATTACGGCGG TGTGTGGGCTGCCACCAACATCTCAGAGGAACTCGGACTGCAGACCACCAAACCAGAAGCCCCACTGTGA
- the lmo7b gene encoding LIM domain only protein 7b isoform X1 — MEWRQQTSVSCEEAFNEAQRWIQEVTGKSFGSNDFRAALENGVLLCDLINCLKPGVIKRVNRLSTPIAGLDNVNVFLKACGKVGLNVSQLFHPGDLQDLSTRATLRQDESDRRLKNVLVTIYWLGRKAHLDAFYTGPQLNFKAFEGLLGLALSKALDEGWYPEREECRGLRPSYGSAKSVDNIDSQDFRTLRPNSEGCGSDAEAEQVYKMETTKQNRGKGFIPPPPPRRKQGREEMGSPLSRTYQIQVRPERPVQVNPGWIWSKSLSDIPMVYPVRKVPDGNTIYALDHKECGLENKRKCSVAAKDSEAQWHDDLMKWKNRRRSTKSDLRKKSQEWDQVINQMAIGAMNRFEKKEVQGRLPRDQQSPRRHYASPRPYSTSPPSKSPSCNLRPHTRALLACSYSTEAPFSPTSPLGTYNSACASGSSFAARPASNGNILGEKTYAASLASDGARVTTPSLDFPFSSQTQVKAQCSPAPLQPTTPLAGVAVLEDTSQRVCQKSSVEPAVEQGAGQQVAGVYKYLSRTGSWSGSASLPRGYRRSEGSSRLSSAITPRPFGTRQSSVSSLQRPYSVDDNEGRLLKSEKEEPFSPTTKSSLKRQNATAHLKGQHPASIKPEEANQAKQSGTAQTGEVKGATLSSKTNAYNYQPYSQTKLVPRPYANPQSHPTKGLTLPSHASNDLPKVDHSDMRVSLTLKPNSIPDFGIQTHWDSTGARVEYIQPGSPAELCQLCVDDEIVAVNGVAAAQMNSKQWKDEITSSLRTGNLTMDIRRYGNKDWSTSDGFTQNQPGQSRMTLNLTAAAPVLIGCSDHHANSCTATETTVRKMSKMNGQMDNVVHGKVMHGELADNHKTARSEDCNNFGSKNQKKRAEFFKLKGGSESAISDLKVPSLRPSSSSWSWDHEEDRRRQEKWQEEQERLLQGQYQRDQERLESEWQRAQREAKQELCRNTGQNSFEMPGGGESPASTQIYANGLTNKTRKEPSPDRDELQEAGSKPQSNAQGERHDKNSEHAWAEDSCGFAQLSPAHRAKSWSTPALAGSYKPGSGDERKTRGQSVSNAEKDRQQILEEMKKRTQLLTDNSWIRQRSSSFYKEPIYVGVPMKRYESLDDLDALRLSALSTATFSFPRPHSAAAGYRAPTRNASSRYSTGTMLPQRNEFDSAHYGGVWAATNISEELGLQTTKPEAPL; from the exons ATGGAGTGGCGCCAGCAGACCAGTGTGAGCTGTGAAGAGGCCTTCAACGAGGCTCAACGCTGGATCCAG gaagTGACTGGAAAATCATTTGGCTCCAACGACTTCCGTGCTGCGTTGGAGAATGGAGTCCTGCTTTGCGA CTTGATCAACTGTCTGAAACCTGGCGTTATTAAGAGAGTTAACCGGCTTTCTACTCCCATCGCTGGCCTG GATAACGTCAACGTATTCCTGAAAGCCTGCGGAAAAGTGGGACTGAATGTGTCTCAGCTGTTTCATCCAGGCGACCTGCAGGACCTGTCCACTCGGGCAACACTCAG gCAAGATGAAAGTGACCGAAGACTCAAAAAC gtccTCGTCACGATCTACTGGTTGGGTCGCAAGGCTCACTTGGACGCATTCTACACTGGTCCTCAGCTCAACTTCAAGGCCTTCGAGGGGCTCTTGGGATTGGCCTTGTCTAAA GCGCTAGATGAGGGCTGGTatccagagagggaggaatgtCGCGGCCTGAGACCGAGCTACGGATCTGCCAAATCTGTGGACAACATTGACTCTCAAGATTTCCGAACCCTCCGCCCAAACAGTGAAG GCTGTGGAAGTGACGCTGAAGCTGAGCAGGTCTACAAGATGGAGACAACCAAGCAAAACAGGGGAAAAGGGTTTATCCCTCCGCCACCTCCACGGAGAAAACAAGGCCGGGAGGAGATGGGAAGCCCATTATCCAG AACTTATCAAATCCAGGTCAGACCTGAGAGACCAGTCCAGGTCAACCCTGGCTGGATTTG GAGCAAATCACTCAGTGACATTCCGATGGTGTACCCTGTGCGTAAAGTTCCTGATGGGAACACCATTTATGCTTTGGACCACAAAGAGTGCGGCCTTGAAAACAAACGGAAGTGTAGCGTTGCTGCCAAGGACAGTGAAGCTCAGTGGCATGAC GACTTGATGAAGTGGAAGAATCGTCGCAGGAGCACAAAGTCTGACCTCCGCAAGAAATCTCAAGAATGGGACCAAGTCATTAACCAGATGGCCATTGGTGCCATGAATAgatttgaaaagaaagaagtacAAGGCAGACTGCCACG AGACCAGCAGTCCCCACGCAGGCATTACGCTTCCCCTCGTCCTTACTCCACCTCTCCGCCATCAAAATCACCGAGCTGTAATCTCCGCCCACATACTCGGGCTCTGCTGGCCTGCAGCTACTCCACAGAGGCACCTTTCAGCCCCACGTCTCCACTTGGCACCTACAACTCAGCCTGCGCTTCG GGATCCTCATTTGCCGCTAGGCCTGCCTCTAATGGGAACATACTGGGAGAGAAGACCTACGCTGCCTCCTTGGCTTCAGATGGTGCAAGAGTTACCACCCCTTCTCTAGACTTTCCTTTCAGCTCCCAGACCCAAGTCAAGGCACAGTGCAGCCCGGCTCCTCTCCAGCCCACGACACCACTG GCAGGTGTTGCTGTGCTGGAGGACACGTCCCAGAGAGTATGCCAGAAGAGCTCTGTGGAACCGGCCGTGGAGCAAGGCGCAGGCCAGCAGGTTGCAGGCGTCTACAAGTACTTGTCCAGGACAGGATCATGGTCCGGCTCGGCCAGCCTTCCTCGTGGCTACCGGCGGTCAGAGGGCTCGTCTCGTCTCTCTTCTGCAATCACGCCCAGACCCTTTGGTACCAGGCAGTCCAGTGTGTCCTCACTGCAGAGACCGTACAGC GTAGACGACAACGAGGGTCGGCTTTTAAAGAGTGAGAAAGAGGAGCCTTTTTCTCCAACCACCAAATCTTCTCTCAAAAGGCAGAATGCGACCGCCCATCTGAAAGGTCAGCACCCGGCCTCCATCAAACCGGAGGAAGCTAACCAGGCGAAGCAGAGTGGCACGGCTCAGACGGGGGAGGTGAAAGGTGCCACTCTATCCAGCAAGACCAATGCCTACAACTATCAGCCCTACTCCCAAACCAAGCTAGTTCCTCGGCCGTATGCTAACCCGCAGAGTCACCCCACCAAAGGCTTGACCCTTCCTTCTCATGCCAGCAATGACCTCCCAAAG GTGGATCACAGTGACATGAGAGTGAGCCTTACTCTTAAACCTAACAGTATACCAGACTTTGGTATCCAGACTCACTGGGACTCCACAGGGGCGAGAGTCGAATACATCCAACCTG GCAGTCCAGCGGAGCTTTGCCAGCTGTGTGTGGACGATGAGATTGTGGCGGTTAATGGAGTTGCAGCGGCACAAATGAACTCCAAACAGTGGAAGGATGAAATTACGTCTTCCCTGCGAACCGGCAATCTGACCATGGACATTCGGCGCTATGGCAACAAGG ATTGGAGCACCAGTGACGGCTTTACTCAAAACCAGCCAGGCCAGAGCAGAATGACCCTCAATCTGACTGCCGCAGCGCCAGTTCTGATAGGTTGCTCCGATCACCATGCCAACAGTTGTACCGCTACAGAAACCACCGTCAGGAAAATGTCCAAAATGAATGGGCAGATGGACAAC GTTGTACACGGTAAAGTCATGCATGGGGAGCTTGCTGACAACCACAAGACAGCCAGAAGTGAAG ATTGCAATAATTTTGGTAGTAAAAATCAGAAAAAGAGGGCGGAATTTTTCAAACTTAAAG GAGGTTCAGAATCGGCAATATCCGAT CTCAAAGTGCCATCCCTcaggccctcctcctccagctggtcaTGGGACCATGAGGAGGATCGAAGGCGTCAAGAGAAGTGGCAAGAAGAGCAGGAGCGCCTCCtacag ggGCAATATCAGCGGGATCAGGAGAGGCTTGAATCAGAGTGGCAAAGAGCACAACGAGAGGCAAAGCAGGAGTTATGCAGGAATACGGGG CAGAACTCCTTTGAGATGCCTGGTGGTGGTGAGAGCCCTGCCAGCACCCAGATCTATGCGAATGGATTGACaaacaaaaccagaaaagaGCCGAGCCCTGACCGAGATGAGCTGCAGGAAGCCGGATCGAAACCTCAAAGTAATGCACAAGGAGAGCGGCATGACAAGAATTCAGAACACGCCTg GGCTGAGGACTCCTGCGGCTTTGCTCAGCTGTCTCCTGCACACAG GGCGAAGTCCTGGTCCACACCAGCATTAGCAGGCAGCTACAAACCAGGAAGCG GGGATGAGAGGAAGACGAGAGGACAGTCTGTGTCTAATGCTGAGAAAGACCGGCAGCAGATactggaggagatgaagaaaagaacTCAGCTTCTGACTGATAACAGCTGGATACGTCagcgcagcagcagcttttaCAAGGAGCCCATCTATGTTGGGGTGCCAATGAAGAG GTACGAGTCTCTGGACGACCTGGATGCTTTGCGTCTGTCCGCTCTCTCGACCGCCACATTCAGCTTCCCTCGTCcacactctgctgctgcaggttaCCGCGCTCCGACCAGGAACGCTTCCTCCCGCTACAGCACTGGAACAATGTTACCCCAGAGAAATGAATTTGACTCTGCTCATTACGGCGG TGTGTGGGCTGCCACCAACATCTCAGAGGAACTCGGACTGCAGACCACCAAACCAGAAGCCCCACTGTGA
- the lmo7b gene encoding LIM domain only protein 7b isoform X5: protein MEWRQQTSVSCEEAFNEAQRWIQEVTGKSFGSNDFRAALENGVLLCDLINCLKPGVIKRVNRLSTPIAGLDNVNVFLKACGKVGLNVSQLFHPGDLQDLSTRATLRQDESDRRLKNVLVTIYWLGRKAHLDAFYTGPQLNFKAFEGLLGLALSKALDEGWYPEREECRGLRPSYGSAKSVDNIDSQDFRTLRPNSEGCGSDAEAEQVYKMETTKQNRGKGFIPPPPPRRKQGREEMGSPLSRTYQIQVRPERPVQVNPGWIWSKSLSDIPMVYPVRKVPDGNTIYALDHKECGLENKRKCSVAAKDSEAQWHDDLMKWKNRRRSTKSDLRKKSQEWDQVINQMAIGAMNRFEKKEVQGRLPRDQQSPRRHYASPRPYSTSPPSKSPSCNLRPHTRALLACSYSTEAPFSPTSPLGTYNSACASGSSFAARPASNGNILGEKTYAASLASDGARVTTPSLDFPFSSQTQVKAQCSPAPLQPTTPLAGVAVLEDTSQRVCQKSSVEPAVEQGAGQQVAGVYKYLSRTGSWSGSASLPRGYRRSEGSSRLSSAITPRPFGTRQSSVSSLQRPYSVDDNEGRLLKSEKEEPFSPTTKSSLKRQNATAHLKGQHPASIKPEEANQAKQSGTAQTGEVKGATLSSKTNAYNYQPYSQTKLVPRPYANPQSHPTKGLTLPSHASNDLPKVDHSDMRVSLTLKPNSIPDFGIQTHWDSTGARVEYIQPGSPAELCQLCVDDEIVAVNGVAAAQMNSKQWKDEITSSLRTGNLTMDIRRYGNKDWSTSDGFTQNQPGQSRMTLNLTAAAPVLIGCSDHHANSCTATETTVRKMSKMNGQMDNVVHGKVMHGELADNHKTARSEGGSESAISDLKVPSLRPSSSSWSWDHEEDRRRQEKWQEEQERLLQGQYQRDQERLESEWQRAQREAKQELCRNTGQNSFEMPGGGESPASTQIYANGLTNKTRKEPSPDRDELQEAGSKPQSNAQGERHDKNSEHAWAEDSCGFAQLSPAHRAKSWSTPALAGSYKPGSGDERKTRGQSVSNAEKDRQQILEEMKKRTQLLTDNSWIRQRSSSFYKEPIYVGVPMKRYESLDDLDALRLSALSTATFSFPRPHSAAAGYRAPTRNASSRYSTGTMLPQRNEFDSAHYGGVWAATNISEELGLQTTKPEAPL from the exons ATGGAGTGGCGCCAGCAGACCAGTGTGAGCTGTGAAGAGGCCTTCAACGAGGCTCAACGCTGGATCCAG gaagTGACTGGAAAATCATTTGGCTCCAACGACTTCCGTGCTGCGTTGGAGAATGGAGTCCTGCTTTGCGA CTTGATCAACTGTCTGAAACCTGGCGTTATTAAGAGAGTTAACCGGCTTTCTACTCCCATCGCTGGCCTG GATAACGTCAACGTATTCCTGAAAGCCTGCGGAAAAGTGGGACTGAATGTGTCTCAGCTGTTTCATCCAGGCGACCTGCAGGACCTGTCCACTCGGGCAACACTCAG gCAAGATGAAAGTGACCGAAGACTCAAAAAC gtccTCGTCACGATCTACTGGTTGGGTCGCAAGGCTCACTTGGACGCATTCTACACTGGTCCTCAGCTCAACTTCAAGGCCTTCGAGGGGCTCTTGGGATTGGCCTTGTCTAAA GCGCTAGATGAGGGCTGGTatccagagagggaggaatgtCGCGGCCTGAGACCGAGCTACGGATCTGCCAAATCTGTGGACAACATTGACTCTCAAGATTTCCGAACCCTCCGCCCAAACAGTGAAG GCTGTGGAAGTGACGCTGAAGCTGAGCAGGTCTACAAGATGGAGACAACCAAGCAAAACAGGGGAAAAGGGTTTATCCCTCCGCCACCTCCACGGAGAAAACAAGGCCGGGAGGAGATGGGAAGCCCATTATCCAG AACTTATCAAATCCAGGTCAGACCTGAGAGACCAGTCCAGGTCAACCCTGGCTGGATTTG GAGCAAATCACTCAGTGACATTCCGATGGTGTACCCTGTGCGTAAAGTTCCTGATGGGAACACCATTTATGCTTTGGACCACAAAGAGTGCGGCCTTGAAAACAAACGGAAGTGTAGCGTTGCTGCCAAGGACAGTGAAGCTCAGTGGCATGAC GACTTGATGAAGTGGAAGAATCGTCGCAGGAGCACAAAGTCTGACCTCCGCAAGAAATCTCAAGAATGGGACCAAGTCATTAACCAGATGGCCATTGGTGCCATGAATAgatttgaaaagaaagaagtacAAGGCAGACTGCCACG AGACCAGCAGTCCCCACGCAGGCATTACGCTTCCCCTCGTCCTTACTCCACCTCTCCGCCATCAAAATCACCGAGCTGTAATCTCCGCCCACATACTCGGGCTCTGCTGGCCTGCAGCTACTCCACAGAGGCACCTTTCAGCCCCACGTCTCCACTTGGCACCTACAACTCAGCCTGCGCTTCG GGATCCTCATTTGCCGCTAGGCCTGCCTCTAATGGGAACATACTGGGAGAGAAGACCTACGCTGCCTCCTTGGCTTCAGATGGTGCAAGAGTTACCACCCCTTCTCTAGACTTTCCTTTCAGCTCCCAGACCCAAGTCAAGGCACAGTGCAGCCCGGCTCCTCTCCAGCCCACGACACCACTG GCAGGTGTTGCTGTGCTGGAGGACACGTCCCAGAGAGTATGCCAGAAGAGCTCTGTGGAACCGGCCGTGGAGCAAGGCGCAGGCCAGCAGGTTGCAGGCGTCTACAAGTACTTGTCCAGGACAGGATCATGGTCCGGCTCGGCCAGCCTTCCTCGTGGCTACCGGCGGTCAGAGGGCTCGTCTCGTCTCTCTTCTGCAATCACGCCCAGACCCTTTGGTACCAGGCAGTCCAGTGTGTCCTCACTGCAGAGACCGTACAGC GTAGACGACAACGAGGGTCGGCTTTTAAAGAGTGAGAAAGAGGAGCCTTTTTCTCCAACCACCAAATCTTCTCTCAAAAGGCAGAATGCGACCGCCCATCTGAAAGGTCAGCACCCGGCCTCCATCAAACCGGAGGAAGCTAACCAGGCGAAGCAGAGTGGCACGGCTCAGACGGGGGAGGTGAAAGGTGCCACTCTATCCAGCAAGACCAATGCCTACAACTATCAGCCCTACTCCCAAACCAAGCTAGTTCCTCGGCCGTATGCTAACCCGCAGAGTCACCCCACCAAAGGCTTGACCCTTCCTTCTCATGCCAGCAATGACCTCCCAAAG GTGGATCACAGTGACATGAGAGTGAGCCTTACTCTTAAACCTAACAGTATACCAGACTTTGGTATCCAGACTCACTGGGACTCCACAGGGGCGAGAGTCGAATACATCCAACCTG GCAGTCCAGCGGAGCTTTGCCAGCTGTGTGTGGACGATGAGATTGTGGCGGTTAATGGAGTTGCAGCGGCACAAATGAACTCCAAACAGTGGAAGGATGAAATTACGTCTTCCCTGCGAACCGGCAATCTGACCATGGACATTCGGCGCTATGGCAACAAGG ATTGGAGCACCAGTGACGGCTTTACTCAAAACCAGCCAGGCCAGAGCAGAATGACCCTCAATCTGACTGCCGCAGCGCCAGTTCTGATAGGTTGCTCCGATCACCATGCCAACAGTTGTACCGCTACAGAAACCACCGTCAGGAAAATGTCCAAAATGAATGGGCAGATGGACAAC GTTGTACACGGTAAAGTCATGCATGGGGAGCTTGCTGACAACCACAAGACAGCCAGAAGTGAAG GAGGTTCAGAATCGGCAATATCCGAT CTCAAAGTGCCATCCCTcaggccctcctcctccagctggtcaTGGGACCATGAGGAGGATCGAAGGCGTCAAGAGAAGTGGCAAGAAGAGCAGGAGCGCCTCCtacag ggGCAATATCAGCGGGATCAGGAGAGGCTTGAATCAGAGTGGCAAAGAGCACAACGAGAGGCAAAGCAGGAGTTATGCAGGAATACGGGG CAGAACTCCTTTGAGATGCCTGGTGGTGGTGAGAGCCCTGCCAGCACCCAGATCTATGCGAATGGATTGACaaacaaaaccagaaaagaGCCGAGCCCTGACCGAGATGAGCTGCAGGAAGCCGGATCGAAACCTCAAAGTAATGCACAAGGAGAGCGGCATGACAAGAATTCAGAACACGCCTg GGCTGAGGACTCCTGCGGCTTTGCTCAGCTGTCTCCTGCACACAG GGCGAAGTCCTGGTCCACACCAGCATTAGCAGGCAGCTACAAACCAGGAAGCG GGGATGAGAGGAAGACGAGAGGACAGTCTGTGTCTAATGCTGAGAAAGACCGGCAGCAGATactggaggagatgaagaaaagaacTCAGCTTCTGACTGATAACAGCTGGATACGTCagcgcagcagcagcttttaCAAGGAGCCCATCTATGTTGGGGTGCCAATGAAGAG GTACGAGTCTCTGGACGACCTGGATGCTTTGCGTCTGTCCGCTCTCTCGACCGCCACATTCAGCTTCCCTCGTCcacactctgctgctgcaggttaCCGCGCTCCGACCAGGAACGCTTCCTCCCGCTACAGCACTGGAACAATGTTACCCCAGAGAAATGAATTTGACTCTGCTCATTACGGCGG TGTGTGGGCTGCCACCAACATCTCAGAGGAACTCGGACTGCAGACCACCAAACCAGAAGCCCCACTGTGA